A window from Bufo bufo chromosome 1, aBufBuf1.1, whole genome shotgun sequence encodes these proteins:
- the C1QTNF2 gene encoding complement C1q tumor necrosis factor-related protein 2: MPDTLKATSCSSELLLPRVWSKMMSLMLLVWAVQCSADNLVSSAVRGESSYLKDTSQLFCSLPGPPGPPGVPGHPGSAGTIGRIGFPGKDGKDGKDGEKGEKGDEGTPGRVGNPGKQGGKGKQGAIGRAGPRGPKGIRGDPGKQGKEGTKGPKGKKGDAGMPGPCSCGSKKAKSAFSVAVTKSYPKERLPIKFDKILMNEGGHYNATSGKYICSIPGIYFFTYDITLANKHLAIGLVHNGQYKIKTFDANTGNHDIASGSTILLLKAGDEVWLQIFYSEQNGLFYDPYWTDSLFTGFLIYPDQEHIDEIKKKIKVMKETDIS; this comes from the exons GGTCCAAAATGATGTCTCTGATGCTCCTAGTTTGGGCTGTTCAATGCTCAGCAGATAACCTTGTCAGCAGCGCTGTACGTGGAGAGTCTTCCTACCTAAAAGACACTTCCCAGCTCTTCTGTAGTTTACCAGGACCTCCAGGGCCACCTGGAGTGCCAGGACATCCAGGATCAGCTGGCACCATTGGAAGAATAGGATTTCCAGGCAAAGATGGGAAAGATGGAAAAGACGGGGAAAAGGGAGAAAAAGGCGATGAAG GTACCCCTGGAAGGGTTGGGAATCCAGGAAAACAAGGTGGCAAGGGCAAGCAGGGTGCTATAGGAAGAGCTGGTCCAAGAGGACCCAAAGGTATACGTGGTGATCCTGGAAAGCAAGGGAAAGAAGGAACAAAGGGtccaaaaggaaaaaaaggtGATGCAGGAATGCCTGGACCATGCAGTTGTGGGTCCAAAAAAGCAAAGTCAGCATTTTCTGTTGCAGTTACAAAGAGTTACCCAAAAGAACGTCTGCCCATTAAATTTGACAAAAtccttatgaatgaaggaggacaTTATAATGCAACAAGTGGTAAATATATATGTAGCATACCTGGTATTTATTTCTTTACATATGACATCACTTTGGCCAATAAACACTTGGCCATTGGTCTGGTCCACAATGGCCAATACAAAATAAAGACTTTTGATGCCAACACTGGGAATCATGACATTGCCTCAGGCTCCACCATACTTCTACTAAAGGCTGGAGATGAAGTGTGGTTACAGATTTTCTACTCTGAACAAAACGGCCTTTTCTATGATCCATATTGGACAGACAGTTTATTTACAGGATTCCTCATTTACCCTGACCAAGAGCATAttgatgaaataaagaaaaagatcAAGGTCATGAAGGAAACAGATATAAGCTGA